A region of the Anaerosporomusa subterranea genome:
ACTTCGGCGAAGCCGGCAATAAACGGTGGCGGCGACACAGGGCTACCATAGCTTGCATGACCGGAAAGCTGCCGTTTGCCTGGCCCGACAACAATTTGCTCGGACAGCTTTCGGAGAGAAATTCGCTGCTCGTCACTAGCGGTTCGTAACAGCTCGCCATCGAAAGCCACCTCGTTGACCGTGACGTTAAACAATAGTGCTGCTTGTTCGATAATTTGTCGTTTCAGCTCTTCGGATGCTTTGACAACTGCCATCCCGGTTACATAGGTGGTGCTTGACGCATACGATCCAGGATCATAGGGAGATATATCAGTATCAGCTGCGTTTACGATGATATTTTCCAGTGAGGTTTCCAGCACCTCAGCTGCCATCTGACCCAAAATAGTGTCACTGCCTGTCCCCATATCGGTCGAGCCGAGAAGCAGAGTATAGTTGCCATCGTCATTAAGTCTGATTTCAGCAGAGGCAGTATCAATACCCGCGATCCCAGAACCCTGCATGGTAACCGCCATTCCGAGCGCTCTTACCTTGCCGTTAGGCAATTCTTGTCGAGGATATTTGCTATCCCATTGGATTAGCTTCTTGCCTGTCTCAATACAGCGATGAAGAGACGAGCTGCCCAATTTCTTTCCCTTATAAACGAGGCTGGATTCGCCTTCGCGAATTAGGTTCTTTAACCTGATCTCGGTTGGGTCAATACCCATTACTTCGGCCAATTTATTGACAGCTGACTCAAGAGCAAAGGTGCCTTGGGTAGCTCCATATCCTCTCAATGCACCGCCAGGCATTTTATTGGTATAGACGACATGGCCGCCAAACGCGACCGCCTTTGTTTTATTATACAACGGCAGTGTCTTATCACCGGCAACGGAAAACACAGTGGATGCGTGTTCACCATAGGCGCCTGTATCTGAAAGCCCTTGGATGTCAATAGCGCGGATATAACCTTCAGGGTCTGCCCCAATCCGAACCTTGAGACGCATAGCATGTCGGCTAGTTGTACAGCTAAAGGTTTCTTGACGCTCGTAAACAATCTTTGCCGGTTTGCCAGTCTTCAGTGTAACCAGTGCAGCGAACATTTCGACAGCGCCGGTTTGCTTACCGCCAAAACCGCCGCCAATCCGCGGCTTGATCACCCTGATTCGACTTGCAGGTATCTGGAGGGCACGGGCTAATTGCCGTCTGACATGAAAAGGAATTTGCGTTGAAGTAACAACCACCAGCCGCCCAGTGTGATCAAACTGTGTGAAAGCTCGAAACGTCTCCATCATAGCATGAGCCTGAGCCTGCGTGTAGTAGGTTTCCTCCACCACAACCGCGCACTGCCGAAGTTCTGCTTCCACATCACCTACCCGTACCTGGTGGGTTGAGACAATATTGCGAGCCGCATCCATGCCAATATCGAAATTACAGTGAACATCCGACTCAGAGTGAATGACTGAACTATGCCC
Encoded here:
- a CDS encoding xanthine dehydrogenase family protein molybdopterin-binding subunit: MNTVGKSIPKIDAIPIATGQPVYTEDLAPANALVVKILRSPHPFARIKAIDISKALAVPGVECVFTHQDVPKVRFTLAGQSYPEPSPYDRLILDEYVRYVGDEVAIIAAIDEKTALQAMRLIKVNYEKLEPVLDFETALGHSSVIHSESDVHCNFDIGMDAARNIVSTHQVRVGDVEAELRQCAVVVEETYYTQAQAHAMMETFRAFTQFDHTGRLVVVTSTQIPFHVRRQLARALQIPASRIRVIKPRIGGGFGGKQTGAVEMFAALVTLKTGKPAKIVYERQETFSCTTSRHAMRLKVRIGADPEGYIRAIDIQGLSDTGAYGEHASTVFSVAGDKTLPLYNKTKAVAFGGHVVYTNKMPGGALRGYGATQGTFALESAVNKLAEVMGIDPTEIRLKNLIREGESSLVYKGKKLGSSSLHRCIETGKKLIQWDSKYPRQELPNGKVRALGMAVTMQGSGIAGIDTASAEIRLNDDGNYTLLLGSTDMGTGSDTILGQMAAEVLETSLENIIVNAADTDISPYDPGSYASSTTYVTGMAVVKASEELKRQIIEQAALLFNVTVNEVAFDGELLRTASDEQRISLRKLSEQIVVGPGKRQLSGHASYGSPVSPPPFIAGFAEVEVDPETGKTELIDYVAVVDCGTVINPNLAKVQVEGGIVQGIGMALFEDVIYGSNGKLQTNSFMQYKIPCRKDIGSIRVAFEESYEPTGPFGAKSVGEVVINTPQPAITHAIYNAVGANITRLPATPERVYIAMNLPETKQITEGKTGV